GTCCACGAGTAACCCGGATACCAGGTGAAGTGTCGGTCCGCCGGCCAGTGCTTCAGAACATCTGCGCTCTTAAAAGTTATGACTTCAAATTGGAAGCCTTCAGGATTCTCGAAGAGTTGAACGGAGACCCGCTTCTCTCCGATCACGGTGTCGTTCCGGTGCGACAGCGCGAGACGGCTGGGAACAAACCTGAGATCCGTGTCTTCCGCCACCTCATGCCCACAGGACCGACACAGCAGTAGCCCCGAACACGCCACACCGAACCGAACCCACTCACACAGCAGCGCCACA
This sequence is a window from Myxocyprinus asiaticus isolate MX2 ecotype Aquarium Trade chromosome 33, UBuf_Myxa_2, whole genome shotgun sequence. Protein-coding genes within it:
- the si:ch211-51h9.7 gene encoding protein cereblon; this translates as MKFPAVLCVVALLCEWVRFGVACSGLLLCRSCGHEVAEDTDLRFVPSRLALSHRNDTVIGEKRVSVQLFENPEGFQFEVITFKSADVLKHWPADRHFTWYPGYSWTVATCPRCKTHLGWAFQPSDWPRTVTRDEFEGSDKTFVALIIDRLLQEHFASTLLMTPKSFRS